A region from the Fusarium musae strain F31 chromosome 1, whole genome shotgun sequence genome encodes:
- a CDS encoding hypothetical protein (EggNog:ENOG41) produces the protein MPSFFQFTQGTESHVRPNDSAPLLGRFRAVPPRPGVVSRRRSQLGLFSNTADNRGSVHILGYGAFPADDDDTDSDYDLEDDRSLWQRLWQRWVLDIWVDPRQSAVKRVVDKWWSRIPDDHIGDGDEDRLSDGSKTPGHGAARVQVNFWFFLFVYYGFYNLTALIWITKVFNLYSLNWWPQSLGFPLTVSLIAILSIAVPIPMYYSDRARYLLVHNTAWISWTFIIMALPVTIAFIILTTNERHIGLRHSLSETQRIFTTSWWTGEPDTFNGRDRRRRNVTADLFDADATQVEPELRPQGVRMRRLWLPASFVRFLWFCVALFIGLMAYVIGEAYAEIYLRTLPHNNLETVVYVYGWVATVHLLDALSGWVLGIREGERVGSYPLSWIFKLYFMLTYQMYVRALYARLRSPQQFITLQILSSTGLVVITPIMMTSFVHKLLTILGLNSQSFGSYQKLQTRNVFIRFLAENVSMVAFLGSILVLHFGANKDVYPYFAFDTEGEDYNFGLTFYASSVTWACELVASLAVRGLIRLCFQIDVGLEGKLDLAVWPELMPTCVAVMLHVLQNMLFSIIRLQFQ, from the exons ATGCCCAGCTTCTTTCAGTTCACGCAGGGCACCGAGTCGCACGTCCGACCCAACGACTCGGCCCCTCTCCTAGGCCGCTTCCGCGCTGTTCCTCCGCGTCCTGGCGTGGTATCTCGAAGGCGTAGTCAACTTGGCCTCTTCTCGAATACGGCAGACAACAGAGGCAGCGTGCATATACTTGGATACGGTGCTTTTCCTGCAGATGACGACGATACGGACAGTGATTATGACCTCGAGGATGACAGGAGTTTATGGCAGCGTCTTTGGCAACGATGGGTGTTAGATATTTGGGTTGACCCAAGACAGTCGGCGGTGAAGAGGGTCGTTGATAAGTGGTGGAGTCG AATTCCCGACGACCATATCGGTGATGGGGACGAGGATAGACTCTCCGACGGATCTAAGACGCCTGGTCACGGAGCTGCCCGAGTCCAGGTCAACTTTTGGTTCTTTCTATTCGTCTACTATGGTTTCTACAACCTGACTGCTCTTATCTGGATCACGAAGGTGTTCAACCTTTACAGCCTCAACTGGTGGCCCCAATCTCTGGGATTCCCGCTGACCGTCTCACTTATCGCCATCTTGTCCATTGCCGTCCCCATACCCATGTATTACAGTGATAGGGCGCGTTATTTGCTCGTCCACAACACAGCATGGATTTCATGgaccttcatcatcatggccttgCCTGTCACAATCGCCTTTATCATTCTCACGACTAACGAGCGGCACATCGGGCTTCGTCACTCGCTATCAGAAACTCAACGCATCTTTACCACATCCTGGTGGACCGGAGAGCCAGACACGTTCAACGGTAGGGACCGTCGGCGCCGCAACGTCACGGCTGATCTATTCGATGCAGATGCAACTCAAGTTGAACCCGAGTTGAGGCCACAGGGCGTTAGGATGCGCCGGCTGTGGTTGCCAGCAAGCTTTGTGCGATTCTTATGGTTCTGCGTTGCTCTGTTTATTGGCCTCATGGCATACGTGATCGGAGAGGCATATGCAGAGATTTACCTCCGAACCTTGCCACACAATAACTTGGAGACAGTAGTATACGTCTATGGCTGGGTTGCAACGGTGCACCTGCTGGATGCGTTGAGCGGCTGGGTGCTCGGAATCCGAGAGGGTGAGCGTGTTGGAAGCTATCCTCTGAGCTGGATCTTTAAACT ATACTTCATGTTAACCTACCAGATGTACGTTCGTGCGCTATATGCACGACTGCGCTCACCACAGCAATTCATAACCCTTCAGATCTTGTCATCAACAGGTCTGGTTGTCATCACACCCATTATGATGACCTCCTTCGTGCACAAGCTCTTGACAATTCTTGGGCTGAACTCACAAAGCTTTGGTTCATACCAGAAGCTCCAGACCCGAAATGTCTTCATCCGCTTTCTTGCGGAAAACGTCTCAATGGTCGCATTCCTTGGAAGCATTCTAGTACTGCATTTCGGAGCCAACAAAGACGTCTACCCATATTTTGCATTCGATACGGAGGGAGAGGACTACAACTTTGGCCTCACCTTCTACGCCTCATCGGTAACGTGGGCGTGTGAGTTGGTGGCGAGTCTTGCCGTGCGGGGACTCATCCGACTATGCTTCCAAATTGATGTCGGCTTGGAGGGGAAGCTGGACTTGGCTGTCTGGCCAGAGTTGATGCCAACCTGTGTGGCAGTCATGCTGCACGTGCTGCAGAACATGCTATTTTCCATCATCCGACTACAGTTTCAGTGA
- the PEX2 gene encoding peroxisome assembly protein (Peroxin-2) (EggNog:ENOG41), whose protein sequence is MTDSSFVQAQRRVAARRQTREAEAAARIAAQRQSSRPRANLERLPYPLNRIGSAWDAVSTREGTRPAFRVGQVDAELLDVELLDILKDQVCEGLKYFGGGHLHDDWSAEIMLALRAVLFKLTVWDHDATYGAALQNLKYTDARNDGLILKAPSKVQKSLYGLVTVFGNYAWTRWEDWLLEHDDGYDEPSPRLKRLSKLTSALSTVHSAAACVSFLVFLLHGRYRTLLDRILRMRLAPPTSQVSREVSFEYLNRQLVWHAFTEFLLFVLPLIGIQRWRRWLTRTWRKTKDIIRTGPQEEGKANGEYAFLPERTCAICYQDQNTATSENEVMAAAASSGVIGSAQTDITNPYETIPCGCVYCFVCLATRLEREEGEGWTCLRCGEHVKECKPWGGDLVEPSAKHASAKTVAFSDDITGGVLVDEQDDESFVESLSTTSE, encoded by the coding sequence ATGACCGACTCGAGCTTCGTCCAAGCCCAACGCCGCGTCGCTGCGCGTCGCCAAACCCGTGAGGCCGAAGCTGCTGCTCGCATCGCTGCACAGCGGCAATCTTCTCGACCTAGAGCCAACCTCGAGCGCTTACCTTACCCCCTAAATCGCATAGGATCTGCCTGGGATGCTGTGTCAACGAGGGAGGGCACGCGCCCTGCATTTCGAGTAGGACAAGTCGATGCCGAACTGCTCGATGTAGAGCTCTTGGACATTCTCAAGGACCAGGTTTGCGAGGGTCTCAAATATTTTGGTGGAGGGCATCTGCACGATGACTGGTCGGCTGAGATTATGTTGGCTCTGAGGGCGGTGCTTTTCAAACTCACTGTCTGGGACCACGATGCCACATACGGAGCGGCTCTTCAAAACCTCAAATATACCGACGCCAGAAACGACGGGCTTATACTCAAAGCACCCTCAAAGGTGCAGAAATCACTCTATGGACTTGTCACAGTATTTGGAAACTATGCTTGGACGAGATGGGAGGACTGGCTTCTGGAGCATGACGATGGCTACGACGAGCCAAGTCCCCGACTGAAGCGACTATCGAAGTTGACATCTGCTCTCTCAACTGTTCACTCGGCAGCGGCATGTGTCTcatttcttgtcttcttACTGCATGGACGATACCGAACCCTCCTCGATAGAATTCTCAGAATGAGACTTGCGCCACCCACAAGCCAAGTAAGCAGAGAGGTCTCATTCGAGTATCTCAACAGGCAGCTTGTCTGGCATGCCTTCACCGAGTTTTTGCTTTTCGTACTACCCCTGATCGGCATCCAGCGATGGCGACGCTGGCTGACCAGGACATGGCGGAAAACAAAAGACATTATCAGAACGGGGCCTCAGGAAGAGGGCAAGGCCAATGGTGAATACGCGTTCCTCCCCGAGAGGACATGCGCAATTTGCTACCAGGACCAGAATACAGCAACTTCTGAGAACGAAGtgatggcagcagcagcatccagTGGTGTTATTGGCTCAGCCCAGACAGACATAACCAACCCATATGAGACAATACCTTGTGGGTGTGTATACTGTTTCGTCTGCTTGGCTACTCGAttggagagagaagagggcgagggctGGACCTGTCTGCGTTGCGGTGAGCATGTCAAAGAATGCAAGCCTTGGGGTGGTGACTTGGTTGAGCCGTCTGCAAAGCATGCTTCAGCCAAGACGGTGGCTTTCTCAGATGATATTACCGGGGGTGTGCTTGTAGATGAGCAGGATGATGAATCGTTCGTAGAGAGTCTGAGCACAACCTCAGAGTGA
- a CDS encoding hypothetical protein (EggNog:ENOG41) — MVSSRQRELRPEDSWRFVEGENDSFDTSILPSLGESSPPTSSGNIPSQPFSQGNLSFASQDSIRDFGADPDDEQVILREPFRPSLSRASVSVSGERVFRSPDPEFHMPRIDTASDGSRSERTIRGLGIGYGGNEGARRRGNQPTSSPPKQRNTRARHETEDEYHRRQYREQPPPTVGNQIAQSVPAAIYNTLAWFLNVIGLAFRYAQKPFAILLAIYLCFGGLIIAQNMATRSIAASLSPLCRIPGASLLNLPFCPSLDTIVPAGGDGSPVEFDDLMNVQSKFEQVLEKSSDGVSLPFEMKRSETAIRDLRSLVRHSDLQARDELLFEFDGYIDTARQTSSDLQKFNTHVGSAVDAVISINRWTSRYLDTLSPETDDGKSISSPSPILGWASWLFHPFQPTTDHIFNERVLLDKYIEHTALVSDRIATLILEAQAVLRLLTKAEDHLMLIYDISSRSSADTASRRENVLWNIWTLVGANSNQLNSLSRQLALLRQVDAQRSSAVAQVNALILELESIQAGLGDLRDRVAEPEVLRNGIGSGPPIPLSVHIETIDRGVERLEDARSRIRAAENDRVRDALARGGVRNEPLLEGKGKRGEGN; from the coding sequence ATGGTATCTTCGCGCCAGCGTGAGCTTCGACCCGAGGACTCGTGGCGCTTTGTTGAAGGGGAGAACGATAGTTTCGACACAAGTATCCTCCCATCGCTTGGGGAATCATCACCACCTACATCCTCAGGCAACATACCCTCACAACCCTTTTCCCAAGGAAATCTCAGCTTCGCTTCGCAGGACAGCATTCGCGACTTTGGGGCGGACCCAGACGACGAGCAGGTCATTCTACGAGAGCCATTCAGGCCGAGTCTTTCGCGCGCAAGTGTGAGCGTAAGCGGAGAGCGAGTCTTTCGATCACCCGATCCAGAATTTCACATGCCGCGCATCGATACTGCGAGTGATGGAAGTAGGAGTGAGCGCACGATAAGAGGACTGGGCATAGGATATGGCGGCAATGAAGgtgcgaggagaagaggaaatcAACCAACTTCGAGTCCTCCCAAGCAGAGAAATACGCGCGCAAGACATGAGACCGAGGATGAATATCATCGCCGCCAATATCGCGAAcagccaccaccaacagtTGGAAATCAAATCGCTCAAAGCGTCCCGGCGGCGATATACAACACACTTGCATGGTTTCTCAACGTTATCGGGCTGGCATTTCGCTACGCTCAGAAACCTTTTGCGATTCTACTGGCCATTTATCTTTGCTTTGGTGGCCTTATTATTGCACAGAACATGGCAACTCGCTCTATCGCCGCATCTCTATCTCCTCTTTGCCGTATCCCGGGCGCATCGCTTCTGAATCTTCCGTTTTGTCCTTCCTTGGATACGATAGTGCCTGCGGGAGGCGATGGATCACCCGTTGAGTTCGATGATCTCATGAATGTTCAGTCAAAGTTCGAGCAagttcttgagaagagctCTGATGGAGTCTCTCTCCCAttcgagatgaagagatcCGAAACGGCCATCCGAGATTTACGCAGCCTTGTGCGACACAGCGATCTACAAGCTCGCGATGAGTTGCTATTTGAGTTCGACGGTTACATCGATACGGCGAGGCAGACGTCTTCGGACTTGCAAAAGTTCAACACCCATGTTGGGTcggctgttgatgctgtcATAAGCATCAACCGCTGGACGTCTCGTTATCTCGATACTCTATCCCCAGAAACAGATGATGGGAAGTCGATTTCCTCACCTTCGCCTATTCTTGGCTGGGCGTCGTGGCTCTTTCACCCGTTCCAGCCAACTACAGATCATATCTTCAACGAGCGAGTTCTCCTAGACAAGTATATTGAACATACGGCTCTTGTCTCGGATCGTATCGCGACCCTTATCCTTGAAGCGCAGGCCGTTCTGCGCCTGCTTACAAAAGCTGAGGATCATCTGATGCTCATTTACGACATCAGTTCTCGCTCCTCTGCCGATACAGCATCTCGTCGTGAAAATGTTCTCTGGAATATCTGGACACTTGTCGGTGCAAACTCGAACCAACTCAACAGTCTTTCCCGCCAACTGGCTCTTCTGCGCCAGGTTGACGCACAGCGTTCTTCAGCAGTCGCACAGGTCAACGCGCTTATCCTCGAACTCGAGAGCATTCAAGCTGGTCTGGGCGACTTGCGTGACCGAGTTGCTGAGCCAGAGGTGCTCCGCAATGGTATCGGTAGTGGACCTCCAATCCCGTTGAGCGTGCATATCGAGACCATTGATCGCGGCGTCGAACGTCTGGAGGACGCAAGAAGCAGAATTCGTGCTGCCGAGAATGATCGTGTTCGAGATGCACTTGCTAGAGGCGGAGTTCGTAATGAGCCGTTGCTAGAAGGCAAAGGAAAGCGTGGTGAAGGGAATTGA
- the SYM1 gene encoding Protein required for ethanol metabolism (EggNog:ENOG41) has translation MASFIRWYNARLAARPLLTQSVTTAFLFATGDVTAQQLVEKKGVEKHDLVRTGRMALYGGFVFGPVATTWFAFLARRVNVPGNKKAEVLSRVACDQLGFAPVMIGVFLGSMATMEGKSAQERIDKAWWPALKANWMLWPAVQVINFSLIPLQYRLFFANIIAIGWNSYLSWVNSQ, from the exons ATGGCTTCTTTCATTCGTTG GTACAACGCCAGATTGGCTGCGCGTCCACTGCTCACTCAAAGCGTTACCACTGCATTTCTCTTTGCTACAGGCGATGTTACAGCTCAGCAGCTCGTTGAGAAGAAAggtgttgagaagcatgATCTTGTCCGAACAGGTCGAATGGCCCTCTACGGTGGAT TTGTGTTCGGCCCGGTTGCTACAACATGGTTCGCTTTCCTCGCACGCAGGGTGAACGTGCCAGGGaacaagaaggctgaggttCTCAGTCGAGTCGCCTGCGATCAGCTTGGTTTTGCACCTGTCATGATAGGTGTGTTCCTTGGCAGCATGGCCACGATGGAGGGGAAGAGTGCACAGGAAAGAATCGACAAGGCTTGGTGGCCAGCCCTGAAGGCCAACTGGATGCTCTGGCCTGCCGTCCAGGTCATCAACTTCTCCCTCATTCCCTTGCAATACCGTCTGTTCTTTGCCAATATCATAGCGATTGGCTGGAACTCCTACCTGAGCTGGGTGAACTCCCAGTGA
- the KRE33 gene encoding killer toxin resistant protein (BUSCO:EOG09260ETR~EggNog:ENOG41), translating to MQRKAVDSRIPALIQNGLQEKKRSFFVVVGDRSKDVIVRLHYIMSQFDIKQNKSVLWAYKNKLLGFTSHRKKREQKIKKEIKRGIREANTEDPFELFVSLHNIRYTYYKETDKILGQTFGMCILQDFEAITPNILARTIETVEGGGLVVLLLKGMNSLKQLYSLSMDVHSRYRTEAHDDVVARFNERFILSLGSCNSCLVIDDEMNVLPISGGKGVKKLPPPDLDNPKTESQIELEAMKEQNEGRQPVGPLISLAKTVDQAKALITFTDAIAEKTLRSTVTLTAARGRGKSAAMGVAVAAAVAYGYSNIFITSPSPENLKTLFEFVFKGFDELGYADHADYSIIQSTNPDFNKAIVRVNIHRQHRQTIQYIRPQDAHVLGQAELVVIDEAAAIPLPLVKKLMGPYLVFMASTINGYEGTGRSLSLKLIKQLRDQSRTASTTGEGMEITDRSTGKTSKTEEFQAGRKLREITLSEPIRYAQGDAVEKWLNTVLCLDATLPKAKSNINGCPDPTQCQLLNVNRDTLFSFHPVSEKFLQQMVALYVASHYKNSPDDLQLMSDAPAHELFVLVPPVSEDSARLPEPLCVIQVSLEGKISRQSVLNSLSRGQRPSGDLIPWLVSQQFQDEEFASLSGARVVRIATNPEYVSMGYGSKALELLVDYYEGRFANLSEDEDQVMEETMTRVTDAELANANLLDDDIKVRDINKMPPLFAKLSEKKPERLDYVGVSYGLTQPLHKFWKKASFAPVYLRQTANDLTGEHTCVMLRPLENSEDRSWLGAFSRDFQKRFLSLLSYQFRTFTPITALSIDEAAKLGAQLDSVEVQPLTKADLDIYMSPFDLKRLESYANNMLDYHVVLDLVPTIAHLYFTGRIKGDVTLSGVQQAVMLALGLQRKDIDAVAQELNMSTSQALAMFIKMMRKITKHFAGLVSEAVGAELPQVERLGVSRENASGAHDDEIVDERYVPLATTLDDELEEGGDEAMRELKKKQRELIDSLPLDQYEIEGDTPAWEEAEKQVLSATKQGKSNPVVSVKSAKQKRKAGGQTAAEVYEEAFGEKKKKSKRVRKSA from the exons ATGCAGCGCAAGGCGGT TGACTCGCGCATTCCAGCGCTCATTCAGAATGGCCtgcaagaaaagaagagaagcttctTCGTCGTGGTGGGAGACAGGTCGAAGGACGTGATCGTGCGCCTGCATTATATCATGTCCCAGTTTGATATCAAGCAGAACAAATCAGTTCTCTGGGCTTACAAGAACAAGCTCTTGGGTTTCACCAG TCACCGAAAGAAGCGCGAgcaaaagatcaagaaggagatcaagcGAGGAATTCGAGAAGCCAATACCGAGGACCCCTTCGAGCTGTTCGTATCGCTACACAACATCCGATATACCTACTATAAGGAGACCGACAAGATCCTAGGTCAGACCTTCGGCATGTGTATTCTCCAGGACTTCGAGGCTATTACCCCCAATATTCTTGCCCGAACGATCGAAACTGTCGAGGGTGGTGGATTGGTTGTTTTGCTCCTCAAGGGCATGAACAGTTTGAAGCAGCTTTACAGCCTGTCAATGGATGTCCACTCGCGTTATAGGACAGAGGCCCACGACGATGTAGTGGCGCGTTTCAACGAGCGATTCATTCTCTCTCTGGGAAGCTGCAACTCTTGCTTGgttattgatgatgagatgaacgTTCTCCCTATCTCAGGTGGAAAGGGTGTGAAGAAGCTTCCTCCTCCGGATCTCGACAATCCCAAGACAGAGTCGCAAATTGAGCTTGAGGCCATGAAGGAGCAGAACGAGGGACGACAGCCCGTAGGACCTCTTATTTCTCTCGCCAAGACTGTCGACCAAGCCAAGGCTCTTATCACATTCACAGATGCCATCGCTGAGAAAACCCTACGGAGCACAGTTACTCTTACTGCTGCTCGTGGTCGCGGAAAGTCTGCGGCTATGGGTGTCGCTGTCGCAGCTGCGGTTGCGTATGGATACAGCAATATTTTCATTACCTCTCCTTCGCCTGAGAACTTGAAGACTCTGTTTGAGTTTGTCTTCAAGGGTTTTGACGAGTTGGGCTATGCTGATCACGCCGATTACTCTATTATTCAGAGTACAAACCCCGACTTCAACAAGGCCATTGTTCGAGTCAACATTCACCGACAACACAGACAGACTATTCAGTACATTCGACCTCAAGATGCACACGTGTTAGGGCAGGCCGAGTTGGTGGTTATTGATGAGGCTGCGGCTATTCCTCTGCCTCTTGTGAAGAAGCTCATGGGTCCTTATCTTGTCTTCATGGCCTCTACCATCAACGGTTATGAGGGTACAGGtcgatctctttctctcaagctcatcaaacaGTTGCGAGACCAGTCGCGCACTGCTTCCACAACTGGCGAGGGCATGGAGATCACTGATCGATCAACTGGCAAGACCTCAAAGACTGAGGAGTTCCAGGCGGGACGCAAGCTTCGAGAAATCACCTTGTCTGAGCCTATTCGATATGCCCAGGGAGATGCTGTCGAGAAGTGGCTCAACACGGTTCTCTGCCTCGACGCGACTCTGCCCAAGGCCAAGTCGAATATCAACGGATGCCCCGACCCTACACAATGTCAGCTCTTGAACGTCAACCGAGATACTTTATTCTCTTTCCACCCTGTGTCCGAGAAGTTCCTTCAGCAAATGGTTGCGCTGTATGTAGCTAGCCACTACAAGAACTCGCCAGACGACCTTCAACTTATGAGTGATGCCCCAGCACACGAGCTCTTCGTCCTTGTTCCTCCTGTTTCCGAGGACAGCGCCAGACTGCCCGAGCCTCTCTGTGTCATTCAGGTTTCGTTGGAAGGAAAGATCAGCAGACAGAGCGTCCTTAACAGTCTGAGCAGAGGACAGCGACCATCTGGTGATCTCATTCCTTGGCTTGTCAGCCAGCAGTTCCAAGATGAGGAATTCGCCTCCCTATCTGGTGCTCGAGTTGTTCGTATTGCCACAAACCCTGAGTATGTTTCAATGGGATACGGATCCAAGGCTTTGGAACTGCTCGTTGACTACTACGAGGGGCGCTTCGCCAATCTGTCTGAGGACGAGGATCAGGTTATGGAGGAGACAATGACTCGAGTTACTGATGCTGAGctcgccaacgccaacttGCTCGACGATGACATCAAGGTTCGGGATATCAACAAGATGCCTCCCTTGTTCGCCAAGCTGTCAGAAAAGAAACCCGAGCGACTCGACTATGTCGGTGTTAGCTACGGATTGACCCAGCCTCTTCACAAATTCTGGAAGAAGGCCTCCTTCGCTCCCGTCTACTTAAGGCAGACTGCCAATGATCTGACTGGCGAGCATACCTGTGTCATGCTGCGACCGCTTGAGAACAGTGAGGACCGAAGCTGGCTCGGGGCTTTCTCCAGAGATTTCCAGAAGCGTTTCCTGTCCCTCCTGTCTTACCAGTTCCGCACATTCACTCCTATCACTGCCCTTAGTATCGATGAGGCCGCCAAGTTGGGAGCGCAACTAGACTCAGTTGAGGTTCAACCATTGACCAAGGCTGATCTTGATATCTATATGAGCCCTTTCGACCTGAAGCGACTCGAATCATATGCCAACAACATGCTTGACTACCACGTTGTTCTCGATCTTGTTCCAACCATTGCCCACCTCTATTTCACAGGACGCATCAAGGGAGACGTTACTCTATCAGGAGTCCAGCAGGCCGTCATGCTGGCTCTTGGTCTGCAGCGCAAAGATATCGATGCGGTTGCCCAGGAGCTCAACATGTCCACCTCTCAGGCCCTCGCCATGTTCATTAAGATGATGCGAAAGATCACTAAACACTTCGCCGGTCTCGTCTCCGAAGCTGTAGGCGCAGAACTTCCCCAGGTCGAGCGTCTGGGTGTGAGTCGCGAAAATGCTAGTGGCGCACATGACGATGAGATCGTCGACGAACGTTATGTTCCTCTGGCTACAACATTGGACGACGAACTTGAGGAGGGTGGTGATGAAGCAATGAgggagctcaagaagaagcaaagagaGCTCATTGACTCTTTGCCACTTGACCA ATACGAGATCGAGGGAGATACTCCTGCTTGGGAAGAGGCGGAAAAACAGGTACTGAGTGCGACAAAGCAGGGCAAGTCAAACCCGGTGGTCAGCGTAAAGTCAGCCAAGCAAAAGAGAAAGGCCGGCGGTCAGACAGCGGCTGAGGTCTATGAGGAGGCATTtggcgagaagaaaaagaagagcaagcgtGTAAGAAAGTCGGCGTGA
- a CDS encoding hypothetical protein (EggNog:ENOG41): protein MCQEIVQQCCHCGDNIGVHIAPCHSWYFDAQVAHRERRPILPAWDCEYRIKEFQPMLAGCPNNDTCLSWFGNIVPGFGNVQNESPEIKLFREYVAHEKLEEWEDQFAREYFQKKPIPPRKKPEGFMSLIRQDMMGDLESVTSFDSLESADTDSDDGEGRFQHGNEDSYDADSEGSTQESEIFNDAANNETAEVDPEDLFYGDVPDRKRVVEPKPSRAYNEPAVSIMSLFFSMMDLGRDGDFVE from the coding sequence ATGTGTCAAGAGATCGTCCAACAATGCTGCCATTGTGGTGACAATATTGGTGTCCATATCGCCCCCTGTCACAGCTGGTACTTCGACGCACAAGTGGCTCACCGCGAGCGACGACCTATCTTGCCAGCATGGGACTGTGAGTATCGTATCAAAGAGTTCCAGCCTATGCTCGCAGGCTGTCCCAATAACGACACCTGCCTCTCGTGGTTTGGAAACATCGTCCCGGGTTTTGGCAACGTCCAGAATGAGAGCCCTGAGATCAAATTGTTCCGTGAATATGTCGCTCatgagaagttggaggaatGGGAGGATCAGTTCGCTCGTGAGTATTTTCAGAAGAAGCCCATTCCTCCTCGCAAGAAACCCGAGGGTTTTATGTCCTTGATTCGCCAAGATATGATGGGAGACCTTGAATCTGTCACGTCTTTCGACAGTCTCGAGTCTGCAGACACAGACTCAGACGATGGAGAAGGGCGTTTCCAACATGGCAATGAAGATAGTTATGACGCTGACAGCGAGGGCTCAACTCAAGAAAGCGAGATTTTCAACGATGCCGCCAACAACGAGACCGCTGAGGTTGACCCCGAAGATTTGTTCTACGGTGATGTCCCCGACCGTAAACGTGTTGTTGAACCCAAACCCAGTCGAGCATATAACGAGCCGGCCGTCTCTATCATgagcttgttcttctctaTGATGGACTTGGGACGTGATGGTGATTTTGTTGAATAA